A single region of the Nitrospirota bacterium genome encodes:
- a CDS encoding response regulator, producing the protein MSTATKVLIIDDDAGPRESLKMIIKDRYPVQTASSALEGLKLLSQDEISVILLDLRMPQMDGITALQEIKRMRPDAEVLIVTAYASVETARKAIQYGAFDYLLKPFDKNDVLKAVEKGMHKRIKAQEIEKEHSELKDLVDERTRDLTIAEKLRKELFNHATDGIVIMSADGMFLDLNPRACEMLGYTIGELLGESIALLEGDEAAGQWRKHLAWLSTGRPLLFEAEHRTKTGDRISLEVSAKMIEMDGGQIIQAFCRDITEKKRLREQLLRTQKMESIGTLAGGMAHDFNNILTAILGQTEMILTYDKETLTESVLNKLEVIETAAQHASQVVSQLLSFSRRGNSEFTSLHINEAVEAAAAMVSKLLNPKIALRNNFSPSVHIMKGNGTQIGQVIMNLIINARDAMPDGGTITITTDMVDSRQDRLLPGLLNGRYSPDGQLEGPFVRVRVADTGIGMDEATKARAFEPFFTTKETGKGTGLGLAAVYGIVKNHGGEIVLESAKGRGTVFTLYFPALKSS; encoded by the coding sequence ATGAGCACAGCAACGAAAGTATTGATTATCGATGACGACGCGGGTCCGCGGGAATCGCTGAAGATGATCATCAAGGACCGCTACCCGGTCCAGACCGCCAGCAGCGCCCTGGAAGGACTGAAGCTCCTGTCCCAGGACGAGATCAGCGTCATACTCCTCGACCTGAGGATGCCGCAGATGGACGGCATTACCGCGCTCCAGGAGATAAAGAGGATGCGCCCCGACGCCGAGGTGCTGATCGTGACCGCCTATGCGTCGGTTGAGACCGCCCGGAAGGCGATACAGTACGGCGCCTTCGATTACCTGCTGAAGCCCTTCGACAAGAACGATGTGCTCAAGGCGGTCGAAAAGGGCATGCATAAGCGCATCAAGGCTCAGGAGATCGAGAAGGAGCACTCCGAGCTGAAGGACCTCGTAGACGAGCGCACCAGGGATCTGACCATCGCAGAGAAACTGCGCAAGGAATTATTCAACCACGCCACCGACGGCATCGTGATCATGAGCGCCGACGGCATGTTCCTGGACCTCAACCCCCGCGCCTGCGAGATGCTGGGGTACACTATCGGAGAGCTGCTGGGAGAGAGCATCGCTCTCCTCGAAGGCGACGAGGCCGCAGGGCAGTGGCGAAAGCACCTTGCCTGGCTCTCGACCGGGAGACCGCTGCTCTTCGAGGCGGAACATCGTACGAAGACCGGGGACCGGATATCTCTCGAGGTCAGCGCGAAGATGATCGAGATGGACGGGGGCCAGATCATACAGGCCTTCTGCCGGGACATCACCGAAAAGAAGCGGCTGCGGGAGCAGCTGCTCCGTACGCAGAAGATGGAGTCGATCGGAACGCTCGCCGGCGGGATGGCCCACGACTTCAACAATATCCTTACGGCGATCCTCGGCCAGACCGAGATGATCCTCACCTATGACAAGGAGACGCTCACCGAAAGCGTGCTGAACAAGCTCGAGGTGATAGAGACGGCCGCGCAGCATGCGTCCCAGGTGGTCTCGCAGCTGCTGAGCTTTTCACGGAGGGGCAACAGCGAGTTCACCTCCCTGCACATCAACGAGGCGGTGGAAGCCGCGGCAGCCATGGTTTCCAAGCTCCTCAATCCCAAGATCGCCCTCCGGAATAATTTCAGTCCTTCCGTGCACATAATGAAGGGGAACGGCACCCAGATAGGCCAGGTCATCATGAACCTCATTATCAACGCCCGCGACGCCATGCCCGACGGCGGCACGATCACCATAACCACGGATATGGTCGACAGCAGGCAGGACCGTCTCCTTCCCGGCCTGCTGAACGGAAGGTATTCCCCGGACGGGCAGCTCGAAGGGCCGTTTGTCCGCGTTCGCGTTGCGGACACCGGCATAGGCATGGATGAAGCGACGAAGGCGCGCGCCTTCGAGCCGTTCTTCACCACCAAGGAGACCGGGAAGGGCACCGGTCTCGGGCTCGCCGCCGTATACGGCATCGTCAAGAATCACGGCGGCGAGATCGTCCTGGAGAGCGCAAAAGGACGCGGGACGGTATTCACCCTTTACTTCCCCGCCCTGAAGTCTTCATAG
- a CDS encoding GAF domain-containing protein: MELVALLCRNQKTAEAIRAALQDYTVRAVKDLAELEETLIDYTFDLFVVDTESVETSLITTIIKQFGKESVILVRHAGFDMRKLETVPLFVASDAVHTGLETVLETALAARRACPHNGTPLPGDYARHHGEGALSSGVPKEAAPGQGLHRHVLVNLAKILTANFDIDKILSHFMESLSEIARTNRISIMLREGNSFAVRAHKNMDPYIAQNLKLNYKSALVRHLAQNGGIIQRAVDPANQEKMKTFQEMSRLQCLFSFPMMYKGKLEGIVNIGEKITGEPFYSDELEMIYTLCNYQAAAIKDIDLYHQIHRQKEFIRNILANINSGVITIDKSERIRIFNPTAAEILGIRLEDILGKDLRNLPSPLGDILYETMVDGIFYKRHEVLLSPRGMELGINSYRLCDDGGAVVGAGMIFTDISSLKKYEAEKREAEKLKMMHGITAQIAHNIKNPLSSITTFSQLIDTKFNDAEFRSFYKTTVLQSVHRLNTLIDKILFLSGSLECNPDVHDVNIIIRDAVSAARKEAPEGVGLVVRETEKPALVNADLSLLSKALYYLIVSFSERLRPGKEIIVETNINGNKVPRIEIAIRSPDTQLMDIPAEAVSPFTSDILSENLDVAIMQKIAEAHKGGLTIKEVESGSALLISLPAKNAA; encoded by the coding sequence ATGGAACTAGTAGCGCTTCTTTGCAGAAACCAGAAGACCGCCGAGGCGATCAGGGCCGCGCTGCAGGACTATACCGTCCGCGCGGTAAAAGATCTTGCTGAGCTCGAGGAAACCCTGATCGACTACACGTTCGACCTCTTCGTCGTCGATACCGAGTCGGTCGAGACATCCCTGATCACTACCATCATCAAGCAGTTCGGCAAGGAGTCGGTGATCCTCGTCAGGCATGCGGGGTTCGATATGCGCAAGCTCGAGACCGTACCGCTGTTCGTCGCGTCCGACGCCGTGCATACCGGGCTCGAGACCGTGCTCGAGACCGCGCTCGCCGCGCGCAGGGCGTGCCCGCACAACGGCACGCCGCTCCCCGGCGACTATGCCCGTCATCACGGAGAGGGAGCGCTCTCTTCCGGCGTTCCGAAGGAAGCCGCGCCGGGCCAGGGGCTGCACCGGCACGTGCTGGTGAATCTGGCGAAGATCCTGACCGCGAATTTCGATATCGACAAGATACTCAGCCATTTCATGGAGTCGCTGAGCGAGATCGCCCGGACCAACAGGATATCGATCATGCTCAGGGAGGGGAACAGCTTCGCTGTCAGGGCCCATAAGAACATGGACCCGTATATCGCACAGAACCTCAAGCTCAACTACAAAAGCGCGCTGGTCAGGCACCTCGCCCAGAACGGGGGCATCATCCAGAGGGCGGTCGACCCGGCGAACCAGGAGAAGATGAAGACCTTCCAGGAGATGAGCCGGCTGCAGTGCCTCTTCTCCTTTCCCATGATGTACAAAGGGAAGCTCGAGGGGATCGTCAATATCGGGGAAAAGATCACCGGCGAGCCCTTCTACAGCGACGAGCTCGAGATGATCTACACCCTGTGCAACTACCAGGCCGCCGCGATTAAGGACATCGACCTGTACCACCAGATACACCGCCAGAAAGAGTTCATCAGGAATATCCTCGCCAACATCAACAGCGGCGTCATCACCATCGACAAGAGCGAGCGGATACGCATCTTCAACCCGACCGCAGCCGAGATACTCGGCATCCGCCTCGAGGACATCCTCGGAAAGGACCTCAGGAACCTCCCCTCTCCCCTCGGTGACATCCTGTACGAGACCATGGTCGACGGGATCTTCTACAAGCGGCACGAGGTCCTCCTGAGCCCCCGGGGAATGGAGCTCGGCATCAACAGCTACCGCCTCTGCGACGACGGGGGCGCGGTGGTCGGCGCGGGGATGATCTTCACGGATATCTCGAGCCTGAAAAAGTACGAGGCGGAGAAGAGGGAGGCCGAGAAGCTGAAGATGATGCACGGCATCACCGCGCAGATCGCGCACAACATAAAGAACCCCCTCTCGTCGATAACCACCTTTTCGCAGCTCATCGACACCAAGTTCAACGATGCCGAGTTCCGGAGCTTTTACAAGACGACGGTGCTGCAGTCCGTGCACCGGCTCAATACGCTCATCGACAAGATCCTGTTCCTCTCCGGATCGCTCGAATGCAACCCCGATGTGCACGATGTGAACATCATCATCAGGGACGCGGTCAGCGCCGCGCGCAAGGAGGCGCCCGAAGGGGTCGGCCTGGTGGTGCGCGAAACGGAAAAGCCCGCTCTGGTCAACGCCGACCTTTCCCTGCTCTCGAAGGCGCTGTACTACCTCATCGTGTCCTTCTCGGAGCGGTTGCGTCCGGGCAAGGAGATCATCGTCGAGACGAACATCAACGGGAACAAGGTGCCCCGTATCGAGATAGCGATACGCTCTCCCGACACGCAGCTCATGGATATCCCGGCAGAGGCCGTGTCCCCGTTCACCTCCGATATACTGAGCGAGAACCTGGATGTGGCCATCATGCAGAAAATAGCCGAGGCGCACAAAGGCGGGCTGACGATCAAAGAGGTCGAGTCCGGCAGCGCGCTGTTGATCTCTCTGCCGGCAAAGAATGCCGCGTAA
- a CDS encoding ATP-binding protein encodes MDIKVAIKKTMVYSLSAGLLTGVLVIVIHLLSKTLTDLAGSNALGIYILAALVIALLFNPLRERIQSLIDKLFYKASYDYYTVIQRVGNELSSKIYEKDIQKIVTDTIFSTLKLRDAYFLCTGKKNYSTVYYKKLDRSLAGDEKTPRIKGNGALVGLLQETRDVVVIEELPNLIGPERAVPVARETAPFRGEVAVPILIDGEMKAMILLGGKISGDPFSDGDVNLLRTIAGDTSLSLKSALLYAEKLRSERLATLGSTAATLAHEIKNPLSSIKTFTQLLPEKYGDREFRETFSMIVPPEIERIDRLVTELLMFTKRAPSGQHPGDIEPIAVMEECLKLMSEQIHKEGIAVIKHFETPFSIKGDPDRLKQALLNIIANSCQAMPGGGKLKISAGFTNNKGMVAVEDTGVGISEHDLEKIFDPFFTTKDMGNGLGLTISKKIIEEHGGSISVASKQGEGTVLTLLFDPAEALAGERRAEQPKLWN; translated from the coding sequence ATGGACATAAAAGTCGCCATCAAAAAAACGATGGTCTACTCCCTCTCCGCAGGGCTCCTCACCGGCGTTCTCGTCATTGTTATCCACCTCCTCTCGAAGACCCTCACCGACCTGGCCGGCTCAAATGCTCTCGGCATCTATATCCTTGCAGCCCTCGTCATCGCCCTGCTCTTCAATCCTCTGAGGGAGAGGATACAATCACTTATCGACAAGCTGTTTTACAAGGCATCGTACGACTATTACACCGTGATCCAGCGGGTCGGCAACGAGCTTTCCTCGAAGATATACGAGAAGGATATCCAGAAGATTGTCACGGATACTATTTTCTCGACCCTCAAGCTGCGGGACGCCTATTTCCTCTGCACTGGAAAAAAAAATTATTCTACAGTATATTACAAGAAGTTAGACAGAAGCCTGGCCGGTGATGAAAAGACGCCCCGGATCAAGGGAAACGGTGCATTGGTCGGACTGCTGCAGGAGACCAGGGATGTGGTCGTCATAGAGGAGCTGCCGAATCTTATCGGGCCGGAGAGGGCTGTCCCGGTTGCCCGGGAGACAGCGCCTTTTCGGGGGGAGGTCGCGGTGCCGATCCTTATCGATGGGGAGATGAAGGCAATGATCCTGCTGGGGGGAAAGATATCCGGGGATCCTTTCTCGGACGGCGACGTCAACCTGCTCAGGACCATTGCCGGCGACACCTCGTTGAGCCTCAAGAGCGCCCTCCTCTATGCCGAGAAGTTGCGCTCGGAGAGGCTTGCAACCCTCGGCTCCACAGCAGCAACGCTTGCGCACGAGATCAAGAACCCGCTCTCCTCGATCAAGACGTTTACCCAGCTGCTGCCCGAGAAGTACGGCGACAGGGAGTTCCGCGAGACCTTTTCGATGATCGTTCCGCCTGAAATAGAGCGCATAGACCGGCTGGTAACAGAGCTGCTCATGTTCACCAAAAGGGCCCCGTCGGGCCAGCACCCTGGAGATATAGAGCCTATCGCCGTGATGGAGGAGTGTCTTAAGCTCATGTCCGAACAGATCCACAAGGAAGGGATAGCCGTCATCAAGCATTTCGAGACGCCGTTTTCCATAAAAGGCGACCCTGACCGGCTCAAGCAGGCGCTGTTGAATATTATCGCGAACAGCTGCCAGGCGATGCCGGGCGGAGGAAAGTTAAAGATTTCAGCAGGGTTCACGAACAATAAAGGGATGGTCGCTGTCGAGGACACCGGCGTGGGGATCAGCGAGCATGATCTCGAGAAGATCTTCGACCCGTTCTTCACGACCAAGGACATGGGCAACGGCCTCGGGCTCACCATCAGCAAGAAGATAATCGAAGAGCATGGCGGCAGCATCAGCGTAGCGAGCAAACAGGGAGAGGGGACTGTGCTGACCCTGTTGTTTGACCCTGCCGAGGCTTTGGCGGGCGAGCGGCGGGCGGAGCAGCCGAAGCTATGGAACTAG
- a CDS encoding acyl carrier protein, with the protein MGAEAATNIIAREIIKALSEELGVPLTKITQETLLIEDLGIDSFRAVELMFLIKEAFDIEYSPEDFRKARKVKDIVAYVASKQ; encoded by the coding sequence ATGGGCGCAGAAGCAGCAACAAACATCATTGCAAGAGAGATCATCAAGGCTCTATCTGAGGAGCTCGGTGTTCCGTTAACCAAAATTACGCAGGAAACCCTATTAATAGAAGACCTTGGAATAGATTCTTTCAGAGCGGTTGAGCTCATGTTTCTCATCAAGGAGGCGTTCGATATCGAGTACTCCCCAGAAGATTTCAGAAAAGCCAGAAAAGTAAAAGATATTGTTGCTTACGTTGCATCAAAGCAATGA
- the fabF gene encoding beta-ketoacyl-ACP synthase II — MRRRVVVTGLGVVAPNGIGKEEFWRANIEGRSGISLIEGFDATKLNTQIAGQIKSFTPSDYLPSDITKRTDRFVQLGTAAAKLAVADAALDLAAYDRDNVGICVGSGSGGVSFHEEQIIVGIQKGLNKIPPSCLPKITANAIASYISILFNVTGPNITISNACASGTNAVGQAFRIIQNGEADIVIAGGAEAPITPFCFSAYSSLHVLSKRNDAPTEASRPFDRERDGFVIGEGGGMLVLEELNLARARGARIYAEVIGYASNSGAYHMVMPEPEGKDAAKVIAAALKDADIKIEEIDYINAHGTSTQANDRLETKTIKEIFRKRAYNIPISSTKSMIGHCIGAAGAIEAAVCSLALENNLIPPTINYRHADPECDLDYVPNKARKARVNVALSNSFGFGNNNACIIMKKYREI, encoded by the coding sequence GTGAGAAGAAGAGTCGTCGTAACAGGTCTGGGGGTCGTAGCCCCTAACGGGATTGGCAAGGAGGAGTTCTGGCGGGCCAATATCGAGGGGAGGTCCGGGATAAGCCTTATCGAAGGGTTTGATGCGACGAAGCTGAACACACAGATCGCCGGCCAGATAAAGTCTTTTACCCCGTCGGACTACTTACCCTCTGATATTACCAAACGGACCGACCGCTTTGTACAACTAGGGACAGCCGCTGCTAAACTGGCAGTCGCCGACGCCGCCTTAGACCTAGCCGCGTACGACCGGGATAATGTCGGCATTTGCGTCGGTTCAGGATCAGGAGGAGTTTCGTTTCACGAGGAACAAATAATAGTGGGGATACAGAAAGGCCTTAACAAAATTCCCCCTTCGTGCCTTCCAAAGATCACGGCGAATGCCATTGCAAGCTACATTTCCATATTGTTCAATGTCACCGGACCCAATATAACTATTTCCAATGCATGCGCTTCGGGAACCAATGCCGTCGGACAGGCATTCAGAATAATACAAAACGGCGAGGCTGATATTGTCATTGCCGGGGGTGCAGAGGCGCCAATCACCCCTTTCTGCTTCAGTGCTTATAGCTCCCTGCACGTCCTCTCAAAGCGGAATGACGCGCCGACAGAGGCGAGCAGGCCCTTCGACAGAGAACGGGACGGCTTTGTAATCGGAGAGGGCGGCGGAATGCTGGTTTTAGAGGAATTGAATCTCGCAAGAGCACGGGGAGCTCGTATTTACGCGGAAGTGATCGGATACGCGTCCAATTCCGGAGCATACCATATGGTGATGCCTGAGCCCGAAGGAAAAGATGCGGCTAAAGTTATAGCGGCGGCGCTGAAAGACGCCGATATTAAGATCGAAGAAATAGATTACATCAATGCGCATGGCACATCCACCCAAGCAAATGATCGGTTAGAAACAAAAACAATTAAAGAGATTTTTAGAAAGAGGGCGTACAACATTCCAATAAGCTCAACAAAGTCAATGATAGGGCACTGCATCGGAGCAGCAGGGGCAATCGAAGCAGCTGTCTGCTCACTGGCACTAGAGAATAATCTTATCCCGCCGACAATCAATTACAGGCATGCTGACCCTGAATGCGACCTGGACTATGTACCGAATAAGGCCCGGAAAGCCAGGGTGAACGTCGCTCTGTCGAATTCGTTCGGCTTCGGAAATAATAATGCCTGCATCATTATGAAGAAGTACAGAGAGATTTAG
- a CDS encoding outer membrane protein transport protein: MKRCGRLFVWGLAVFILAVNQRAYGSGFAIYTQGASSLGQAAVTIAHSDDPSTIFYNPALINKFDGTQIQAGTTLMFISREFESASSGRTFKTKDDVFYPSTFYITHKLNDKLSAGLGVFTPFGLGTDWGDDWAGRFLTTRAELRTVDINPVLSCRITPNIAVAAGADFVILDTTLESKINFGAPLEGTKKFKGDGTGLGYNLGLLIDLAKDISFGASYRSQVRVDIDGRAEFSLPAPAFRPFFPDTNGSAHLKLPDRLHAGISYRGFDPLTLQVTYRWEGWSSFRELRINLDQPVNGSPVDVTPKRWKDTSAVIVGAKYRLDDSAALLAGYLYSKNPVPDETFEPSLPDADWHLFSVGTELRRKQLKLDLAYSFMILESRDKRSNEIDAGLGLVGEERANGTYNTQIHMIAASLTYAF, encoded by the coding sequence ATGAAGAGGTGCGGGCGGCTTTTTGTTTGGGGATTGGCTGTTTTTATTCTCGCTGTAAATCAACGGGCGTACGGCTCCGGGTTTGCCATATACACACAGGGAGCTTCTTCTCTAGGTCAGGCAGCAGTAACGATTGCGCACAGCGATGATCCTTCAACGATTTTTTACAATCCGGCACTGATCAATAAGTTCGATGGAACGCAGATACAGGCCGGGACAACATTGATGTTCATTTCAAGGGAATTCGAGAGCGCCTCCTCTGGCCGGACGTTTAAGACAAAAGACGATGTCTTTTATCCCTCGACGTTTTATATTACGCACAAGCTCAACGACAAGCTCAGCGCCGGACTGGGAGTCTTTACTCCCTTCGGATTGGGGACGGACTGGGGTGACGACTGGGCCGGGAGATTTCTTACGACGCGCGCAGAGCTCCGGACCGTTGATATCAATCCCGTGCTCTCCTGCAGGATAACCCCGAATATCGCTGTCGCGGCAGGCGCTGATTTCGTCATTCTCGATACGACGCTCGAGAGTAAGATCAACTTTGGTGCACCTCTCGAGGGGACTAAAAAGTTCAAGGGGGACGGCACCGGCCTTGGCTACAACCTGGGGCTTCTCATCGATCTGGCGAAAGATATCTCGTTCGGCGCTTCGTACCGGAGCCAGGTGCGGGTCGATATCGACGGAAGAGCTGAGTTCAGCCTGCCCGCCCCGGCTTTCAGGCCGTTCTTCCCCGATACCAACGGCAGTGCTCATCTCAAGCTTCCTGACCGGCTTCATGCGGGCATCAGCTACCGGGGCTTCGATCCGCTTACACTCCAGGTAACCTATCGCTGGGAGGGGTGGTCGTCCTTTAGGGAATTACGAATCAATCTCGACCAGCCGGTCAATGGATCGCCGGTCGATGTCACTCCGAAAAGGTGGAAGGATACCTCTGCCGTGATCGTGGGAGCAAAGTACCGGCTCGATGATTCGGCAGCGCTCCTCGCCGGTTATCTCTACAGCAAGAACCCGGTGCCCGACGAGACCTTCGAGCCCTCGCTGCCGGATGCCGACTGGCATCTCTTCAGCGTCGGCACGGAGCTGCGCCGGAAGCAGCTGAAGCTGGACTTGGCGTACAGCTTCATGATACTCGAGAGCAGGGACAAGCGCTCGAACGAGATCGACGCCGGGCTCGGCCTAGTCGGTGAGGAGAGGGCGAACGGCACCTATAACACCCAAATCCACATGATCGCGGCGAGCCTCACCTATGCGTTCTGA
- a CDS encoding DUF1328 domain-containing protein gives MLKWAIIFLIIAVVAGLLGFSGIAGVASSIAQFLFILFLVLFVIFLVLGYTVFKKVSR, from the coding sequence ATGCTCAAGTGGGCTATTATTTTCCTCATTATCGCAGTCGTTGCAGGACTGCTCGGCTTCTCGGGGATCGCGGGCGTCGCCTCGTCGATCGCGCAGTTCCTCTTCATACTCTTCCTCGTCCTGTTCGTCATCTTCCTGGTGCTCGGGTATACGGTCTTCAAGAAAGTCTCGCGATAA